The Solea senegalensis isolate Sse05_10M linkage group LG4, IFAPA_SoseM_1, whole genome shotgun sequence genome includes a region encoding these proteins:
- the setd5 gene encoding histone-lysine N-methyltransferase SETD5 isoform X1 → MSIVIALGVTTPETSYSDMAAGSDPESVEASPAVNEKNYNHSCGSAQNHGYRGLPYAMQQSSVVCCQDHNYGAPPPPTPPASPLSQTIIPRMDLNGMVLGSHYHEPTEDNSADSDSSSEEDGAMPPWCHCNLTLDGLLIKCDNCRGLDRRKGADGQHRKTENVSAGESSATESGDEEVSPSTISYTATQHTPTSIKLTVNRVKRSKSKKRKKSTEKARGTSKNKKVKAFREGSRKSMRMKNSTTEANVLDENTAEGWESKIRQWTDQYEEALANQYSADVQTLLQLHRAASTTASKTESGTTISPSTAQIHTSVDAMDTINRTELACNHTVLGSQMQLQLGRVTRVQKHRKILRAAKTLEPDTLIIEYRGKVMLKQQFEVNGHFFKKPYPFVLFYSKFNDVEMCVDARTFGNDARFIRRSCTPNAEVRHMISEGMIHLCIYAVTQITKDSEVTIGFDYEFNSCNYKVDCACHKGNQNCPVQKHNLSPRESFLSPPSLLPPSPLVGAETRRRKARRREMEGSLASDSNQTLDDNQDAKELQGTSDAEERLLDEVKAEEGEEGEVDENGVTISSKRTFNSLERRRRRVGGAELKEEGVETEDGAGNPTANTPIPQSTGVGVSTRRTTYVMETPSIEEKTSLTHPPTPVAPPKPARPTKPRPKSRMSRYRSSSSQRARRQRQALAQQAAAAAAAAALAATPSSAEQGAALDEEGPQGPYGAEHGHGESGLGGHPLDGDGHGLNGLNRGNLRYPKTKKYLVTEWLNDKIPGGERVQHEVLVERPLRITTDPTVLATTLNMLPGLSHSSLICTAPRHYVRFGSPFNPERRRPRPLQMDGTYGCYKKRWIKQVEDESCSASMEDGTESTSSQQSTSSRSTPNPLSTEVGAPFKKRRSKYMADMTPAPPESLLRPLSPITPPLPEDGLHPLLHTHCGSLLPNGLGYSPMPSLPASRCNTPLQFENISSPEASPVHRPESISPEPCLQTDFEVPRPQFPDLSLPSSLESPVAMTSDDLSLPGCLSGPDFQGPSAMGTSSLNPASCPSSDLNPPNREQGFRTEFNLIYTCSPLNANLANPVTTDCRQSLSEGGFSPAESFHSSISGQGLMGDLGPGSMSPYGEPHYVGGYPDSGTPPHTSNPPQKRKRANQHTISLLTGKPDYQAIAVRSEYKPVQNMVSLLEYRKRKQSSGRDHEPAVSTSSLGATPSRPASHYIQDSHQQQQQQQHQHHHHHHPTPPPQHHHAHSHHAHSHQQIQPPVSPHRSYSSSAHTNPISQIEEVSPPDHHVPPAQHRRQDSNSDWMVPTTVERLREGQGVLERVLRSIKMERVYKRGDGSTENEYDTDRYEMQAASMASPMKSPHRYSPSVYSHQSSESHRQTDSPSLRQQTSTSPFRGSYSPSSGQSFYTRHSSHPGLSQDHPPSSYPSHSPTPTSSTDSRPPAAGSLHQQSGNSNVDRSHSYGSSHLKASLLNSSGLSGAPAPGSRAHGQTKIDSGTLASRGSQQQVSRGLKSGSPSQAALQASSRLLSASGQTHYPQRGTSLGQFQHSPLQGPGVRTQSGSF, encoded by the exons ATGCAACAGTCTTCCGTTGTGTGTTGTCAGGATCACAACTATGGCgcaccccctccccccaccccacccgCTTCCCCGCTATCCCAAACCATCATCCCCCGCATGGATCTCAACGGCATGGTGCTTGGCTCCCACTATCACGAACCTACGGAGGATAACTCAGCAGACAGCGACAGCTCCTCCGAGGAAGACGGAGCCATGCCCCCCTGGTGTCACTGCAACTTGACACTAGATGGCCTACTCATCAAGTGTGACAACTGCAG agGACTGGATCGTAGGAAAGGAGCTGATGGCCAACACAGGAAGACAGAAAATGTCTCAG CTGGAGAAAGCAGTGCCACAGAAAGTGGAGATGAAGAGGTGTCACCCTCCACCATCTCCTATACCGCCACCCAGCATACGCCCACCAGCATCAAACTCACTGTCAACAGGGTCAAAAGGAGCAAATccaaaaagaggaagaagagcacAGAGAAGGCCCGTGGAACatcgaaaaacaaaaaagtcaag gCTTTTAGAGAGGGTTCCAGGAAGTCTATGAGGATGAAG AACTCAACAACAGAGGCAAATGTGCTGGATGAGAACACTGCAGAGGGATGGGAGAGCAAGATCCGCCAGTGGACAGACCAGTATGAGGAGGCTCTGGCCAACCAGTACAGTGCTGATGTCCAGACACTGCTGCAGCTTCATCGTGCTGCCAGCACCACTGCCTCAAAGACTGAGAGCGGCACCACAATATCTCCCTCCACTGCACAGATCCACACCTCAGTCGATGCCATGGACACCATCAACCGCACGGAGCTGGCCTGCAACCACACAGTGCTAGGCTCACAGATGCAG CTCCAGTTGGGGCGGGTAACGCGGGTGCAGAAACACAGGAAGATCCTCCGAGCAGCCAAGACCCTGGAACCAGACACTCTTATCATTGAATATCGGGGAAAGGTCATGCTCAAACAACAGTTTGAAGTCAATGGACACTTCTTTAAAAA aCCCTACCcttttgtgctgttttattcaaaattcaaCGATGTAGAGATGTGTGTTGATGCGCGGACCTTTGGAAATGATGCACGCTTCATCAGGAGGTCCTGTACACCTAACGCCGAG GTTCGACATATGATTTCTGAGGGAATGATCCATTTGTGCATCTACGCTGTCACTCAAATCACAAAGGACTCTGAGGTCACCATTGGATTTGACTATGAGTTTAATAGCTG TAATTACAAAGTGGACTGTGCGTGCCATAAGGGCAACCAGAACTGCCCGGTGCAGAAGCACAACCTGAGCCCCAGGGAGAGCTTCCTGAGTCCCCCctcactgctgcctccctctcctctggtTGGTGCTGAGACGCGACGGAGAAAAGCTCGGCGGAGGGAAATGGAGGGCAGCCTGGCCAGCGATAGCAACCAGACCCTTGACGACAACCAGGATGCCAAAGAACTGCAGGGAACAAGTGAcgcagag GAGAGACTTCTGGATGAGGTGAAGGCAGAAGAGGGTGAAGAAGGAGAGGTCGATGAAAATGGGGTTACCATCTCCAGTAAAAGA ACATTTAACAGCCTGGAAAGGAGGCGGAGGAGAGTGGGAGGAGCAGAGTTAAAAGAGGAGGGTGTGGAAACAGAGGATGGGGCAGGAAACCCCACAGCAAACACCCCTATACCCCAAAGCACAGGAGTTGGGGTCAGCACACGCCGCACCACCTACGTCATG gaGACGCCAtctattgaagaaaagacatcATTAACACATCCTCCTACCCCCGTCGCTCCCCCTAAACCTGCACGACCCACCAAGCCTCGTCCTAAAAGTCGGATGTCTCGCTACCGGTCAAGCTCGTCACAGCGAGCTCGGCGGCAGCGGCAAGCCCTTGCCCAGCAGGCAGCGGCAGCTGCTGCGGCTGCAGCACTGGCAGCAACGCCGTCATCAGCTGAACAGGGGGCTGCACTGGATGAGGAGGGACCTCAAGGTCCATATGGTGCTGAACACGGCCATGGAGAGAGTGGTCTAGGAGGTCATCCCTTGGATGGAGATGGCCATGGTCTAAACGGCCTAAATAGAGGCAACCTGCGCTACCCCAAAACCAAGAAG TACCTTGTGACAGAGTGGCTGAATGACAAGATTCCTGGAGGGGAAAGGGTTCAGCATGAGGTGCTTGTTGAGCGCCCACTGCGGATAACCACTGACCCTACGGTGCTGGCCACCACCCTCAACATGCTGCCAGGTCTCTCCCACTCGTCGCTCATTTGCACCGCACCCAGACACTACGTCCGCTTTGGCTCCCCCTTCAACCCAGAGAGACGCAGGCCCCGCCCACTCCAAATGGACGGCACTTACGGCTGCTACAAAAAG AGATGGATAAAGCAAGTGGAGGATGAAAGTTGTTCAGCCAGTATGGAAGATGGCACTGAGTCCACCTCCTCCCAGCAAAGTACCAGTAGCAGATCCACCCCCAATCCCCTGTCTACTG aagTCGGTGCCCCATTTAAAAAGCGGCGCTCCAAATATATGGCAGACATGACACCAGCACCCCCAGAAAGCCTGCTTCGTCCCCTGTCACCCATCACACCTCCACTCCCCGAGGACGGACTCCACCCACTGCTGCACACCCACTGTGGCTCCTTGCTGCCCAATGGCCTGGGCTACTCGCCCATGCCCTCGCTGCCTGCAAGTCGATGCAACACACCATTGCAATTTGAA AACATATCTTCCCCCGAGGCATCTCCTGTCCACCGGCCAGAGTCTATCTCACCTGAG CCATGTCTTCAGACAGACTTTGAAGTCCCGAGGCCTCAGTTCCCAGACCTGTCGCTCCCCTCCAGCTTGGAGAGTCCTGTGGCCATGACCTCAGATGACTTGTCCCTTCCTGGATGCCTCTCAGGTCCAGACTTCCAGGGTCCATCAGCTATGGGGACCAGCTCCTTAAACCCAGCGTCCTGTCCTTCCTCAGACCTAAACCCCCCAAACAGGGAGCAGGGCTTTAGGACAGAGTTCAACCTCATATACACCTGTTCACCACTAAATGCAAACTTGGCGAACCCTGTGACTACCGACTGCCGTCAATCCCTGTCAGAGGGAGGCTTTTCCCCTGCGGAGTCCTTCCACAGTTCCATAAGTGGCCAGGGGCTGATGGGAGATCTTGGCCCTGGCTCCATGTCACCCTACGGTGAACCTCATTATGTGGGGGGCTACCCAGACAGTGGCACACCTCCTCACACCAGCAACCCACCGCAAAAGAGGAAG AGGGCCAACCAGCATACCATTAGTCTGCTGACAGGGAAGCCAGATTACCAGGCTATAGCTGTAAGAAGTGAATACAAGCCAGTACAAAATATG GTGTCTTTGCTGGAGTACCGTAAACGGAAACAGAGCAGTGGTCGTGACCATGAGCCCGCTGTCAGCACCTCCTCCCTGGGTGCCACCCCTTCACGGCCTGCCTCTCACTACATCCAGGATtcccatcaacaacaacaacaacaacaacatcaacatcatcatcatcatcatcctactcctcctcctcaacatcATCATGCTCATTCCCATCATGCTCATTCCCATCAGCAGATACAGCCCCCGGTATCACCACACAGGTCCTACTCCTCCTCAGCACACACCAACCCTATCTCACAGATAGAGGAGGTCAGTCCTCCGGACCACCATGTCCCGCCAGCACAGCACCGACGCCAGGACAGCAACAGTGACTG GATGGTTCCCACGACTGTTGAACGTCTGAGGGAAGGTCAGGGTGTTCTCGAGCGAGTGCTGCGAAGCATCAAGATGGAGCGGGTTTACAAGAGGGGCGACGGATCTACAGAGAATGAATATG ataCAGATCGATATGAGATGCAGGCAGCGTCCATGGCTTCTCCCATGAAGAGTCCACACAGATACAGTCCCTCTGTGTATTCTCACCAG TCATCAGAAAGTCACCGGCAGACAGACAGCCCGTCGCTCCGTCAGCAGACCTCCACCTCACCATTCCGGGGTTCCTACAGTCCCTCATCAGGCCAGAGCTTCTACACCCGCCACTCCTCCCACCCTGGACTGTCCCAGGACCACCCTCCATCCTCCTACCCCAGCCACTCACCCACCCCCACCTCATCGACAGACTCCAGGCCGCCAGCAGCAGGGTCTCTACACCAGCAGAGTGGCAACAGTAACGTGGACAGAAGCCACAGCTACGGCAGCAGCCATTTAAAAGCGAGCCTTTTGAACAGCAGTGGCCTGTCGGGGGCTCCCGCCCCAGGATCCAGGGCCCATGGGCAGACTAAAATAGACTCGGGCACCCTGGCCTCCAGGGGGAGTCAGCAACAAGTGTCTCGTGGCCTGAAGTCGGGCAGCCCGAGCCAGGCGGCGCTGCAGGCCAGCTCCAGACTGCTGTCAGCCTCTGGACAGACACACTACCCACAGCGAGGGACGAGTCTCGGCCAGTTCCAGCACTCCCCCCTCCAAGGACCTGGAGTAAGGACACAGTCAGGAAGCTTTTAG
- the setd5 gene encoding histone-lysine N-methyltransferase SETD5 isoform X3 has translation MSIVIALGVTTPETSYSDMAAGSDPESVEASPAVNEKNYNHSCGSAQNHGYRGLPYAMQQSSVVCCQDHNYGAPPPPTPPASPLSQTIIPRMDLNGMVLGSHYHEPTEDNSADSDSSSEEDGAMPPWCHCNLTLDGLLIKCDNCRGLDRRKGADGQHRKTENVSAGESSATESGDEEVSPSTISYTATQHTPTSIKLTVNRVKRSKSKKRKKSTEKARGTSKNKKVKAFREGSRKSMRMKNSTTEANVLDENTAEGWESKIRQWTDQYEEALANQYSADVQTLLQLHRAASTTASKTESGTTISPSTAQIHTSVDAMDTINRTELACNHTVLGSQMQLQLGRVTRVQKHRKILRAAKTLEPDTLIIEYRGKVMLKQQFEVNGHFFKKPYPFVLFYSKFNDVEMCVDARTFGNDARFIRRSCTPNAEVRHMISEGMIHLCIYAVTQITKDSEVTIGFDYEFNSCNYKVDCACHKGNQNCPVQKHNLSPRESFLSPPSLLPPSPLVGAETRRRKARRREMEGSLASDSNQTLDDNQDAKELQGTSDAEERLLDEVKAEEGEEGEVDENGVTISSKRTFNSLERRRRRVGGAELKEEGVETEDGAGNPTANTPIPQSTGVGVSTRRTTYVMETPSIEEKTSLTHPPTPVAPPKPARPTKPRPKSRMSRYRSSSSQRARRQRQALAQQAAAAAAAAALAATPSSAEQGAALDEEGPQGPYGAEHGHGESGLGGHPLDGDGHGLNGLNRGNLRYPKTKKYLVTEWLNDKIPGGERVQHEVLVERPLRITTDPTVLATTLNMLPGLSHSSLICTAPRHYVRFGSPFNPERRRPRPLQMDGTYGCYKKRWIKQVEDESCSASMEDGTESTSSQQSTSSRSTPNPLSTEVGAPFKKRRSKYMADMTPAPPESLLRPLSPITPPLPEDGLHPLLHTHCGSLLPNGLGYSPMPSLPASRCNTPLQFENISSPEASPVHRPESISPEPCLQTDFEVPRPQFPDLSLPSSLESPVAMTSDDLSLPGCLSGPDFQGPSAMGTSSLNPASCPSSDLNPPNREQGFRTEFNLIYTCSPLNANLANPVTTDCRQSLSEGGFSPAESFHSSISGQGLMGDLGPGSMSPYGEPHYVGGYPDSGTPPHTSNPPQKRKVSLLEYRKRKQSSGRDHEPAVSTSSLGATPSRPASHYIQDSHQQQQQQQHQHHHHHHPTPPPQHHHAHSHHAHSHQQIQPPVSPHRSYSSSAHTNPISQIEEVSPPDHHVPPAQHRRQDSNSDWMVPTTVERLREGQGVLERVLRSIKMERVYKRGDGSTENEYDTDRYEMQAASMASPMKSPHRYSPSVYSHQSSESHRQTDSPSLRQQTSTSPFRGSYSPSSGQSFYTRHSSHPGLSQDHPPSSYPSHSPTPTSSTDSRPPAAGSLHQQSGNSNVDRSHSYGSSHLKASLLNSSGLSGAPAPGSRAHGQTKIDSGTLASRGSQQQVSRGLKSGSPSQAALQASSRLLSASGQTHYPQRGTSLGQFQHSPLQGPGVRTQSGSF, from the exons ATGCAACAGTCTTCCGTTGTGTGTTGTCAGGATCACAACTATGGCgcaccccctccccccaccccacccgCTTCCCCGCTATCCCAAACCATCATCCCCCGCATGGATCTCAACGGCATGGTGCTTGGCTCCCACTATCACGAACCTACGGAGGATAACTCAGCAGACAGCGACAGCTCCTCCGAGGAAGACGGAGCCATGCCCCCCTGGTGTCACTGCAACTTGACACTAGATGGCCTACTCATCAAGTGTGACAACTGCAG agGACTGGATCGTAGGAAAGGAGCTGATGGCCAACACAGGAAGACAGAAAATGTCTCAG CTGGAGAAAGCAGTGCCACAGAAAGTGGAGATGAAGAGGTGTCACCCTCCACCATCTCCTATACCGCCACCCAGCATACGCCCACCAGCATCAAACTCACTGTCAACAGGGTCAAAAGGAGCAAATccaaaaagaggaagaagagcacAGAGAAGGCCCGTGGAACatcgaaaaacaaaaaagtcaag gCTTTTAGAGAGGGTTCCAGGAAGTCTATGAGGATGAAG AACTCAACAACAGAGGCAAATGTGCTGGATGAGAACACTGCAGAGGGATGGGAGAGCAAGATCCGCCAGTGGACAGACCAGTATGAGGAGGCTCTGGCCAACCAGTACAGTGCTGATGTCCAGACACTGCTGCAGCTTCATCGTGCTGCCAGCACCACTGCCTCAAAGACTGAGAGCGGCACCACAATATCTCCCTCCACTGCACAGATCCACACCTCAGTCGATGCCATGGACACCATCAACCGCACGGAGCTGGCCTGCAACCACACAGTGCTAGGCTCACAGATGCAG CTCCAGTTGGGGCGGGTAACGCGGGTGCAGAAACACAGGAAGATCCTCCGAGCAGCCAAGACCCTGGAACCAGACACTCTTATCATTGAATATCGGGGAAAGGTCATGCTCAAACAACAGTTTGAAGTCAATGGACACTTCTTTAAAAA aCCCTACCcttttgtgctgttttattcaaaattcaaCGATGTAGAGATGTGTGTTGATGCGCGGACCTTTGGAAATGATGCACGCTTCATCAGGAGGTCCTGTACACCTAACGCCGAG GTTCGACATATGATTTCTGAGGGAATGATCCATTTGTGCATCTACGCTGTCACTCAAATCACAAAGGACTCTGAGGTCACCATTGGATTTGACTATGAGTTTAATAGCTG TAATTACAAAGTGGACTGTGCGTGCCATAAGGGCAACCAGAACTGCCCGGTGCAGAAGCACAACCTGAGCCCCAGGGAGAGCTTCCTGAGTCCCCCctcactgctgcctccctctcctctggtTGGTGCTGAGACGCGACGGAGAAAAGCTCGGCGGAGGGAAATGGAGGGCAGCCTGGCCAGCGATAGCAACCAGACCCTTGACGACAACCAGGATGCCAAAGAACTGCAGGGAACAAGTGAcgcagag GAGAGACTTCTGGATGAGGTGAAGGCAGAAGAGGGTGAAGAAGGAGAGGTCGATGAAAATGGGGTTACCATCTCCAGTAAAAGA ACATTTAACAGCCTGGAAAGGAGGCGGAGGAGAGTGGGAGGAGCAGAGTTAAAAGAGGAGGGTGTGGAAACAGAGGATGGGGCAGGAAACCCCACAGCAAACACCCCTATACCCCAAAGCACAGGAGTTGGGGTCAGCACACGCCGCACCACCTACGTCATG gaGACGCCAtctattgaagaaaagacatcATTAACACATCCTCCTACCCCCGTCGCTCCCCCTAAACCTGCACGACCCACCAAGCCTCGTCCTAAAAGTCGGATGTCTCGCTACCGGTCAAGCTCGTCACAGCGAGCTCGGCGGCAGCGGCAAGCCCTTGCCCAGCAGGCAGCGGCAGCTGCTGCGGCTGCAGCACTGGCAGCAACGCCGTCATCAGCTGAACAGGGGGCTGCACTGGATGAGGAGGGACCTCAAGGTCCATATGGTGCTGAACACGGCCATGGAGAGAGTGGTCTAGGAGGTCATCCCTTGGATGGAGATGGCCATGGTCTAAACGGCCTAAATAGAGGCAACCTGCGCTACCCCAAAACCAAGAAG TACCTTGTGACAGAGTGGCTGAATGACAAGATTCCTGGAGGGGAAAGGGTTCAGCATGAGGTGCTTGTTGAGCGCCCACTGCGGATAACCACTGACCCTACGGTGCTGGCCACCACCCTCAACATGCTGCCAGGTCTCTCCCACTCGTCGCTCATTTGCACCGCACCCAGACACTACGTCCGCTTTGGCTCCCCCTTCAACCCAGAGAGACGCAGGCCCCGCCCACTCCAAATGGACGGCACTTACGGCTGCTACAAAAAG AGATGGATAAAGCAAGTGGAGGATGAAAGTTGTTCAGCCAGTATGGAAGATGGCACTGAGTCCACCTCCTCCCAGCAAAGTACCAGTAGCAGATCCACCCCCAATCCCCTGTCTACTG aagTCGGTGCCCCATTTAAAAAGCGGCGCTCCAAATATATGGCAGACATGACACCAGCACCCCCAGAAAGCCTGCTTCGTCCCCTGTCACCCATCACACCTCCACTCCCCGAGGACGGACTCCACCCACTGCTGCACACCCACTGTGGCTCCTTGCTGCCCAATGGCCTGGGCTACTCGCCCATGCCCTCGCTGCCTGCAAGTCGATGCAACACACCATTGCAATTTGAA AACATATCTTCCCCCGAGGCATCTCCTGTCCACCGGCCAGAGTCTATCTCACCTGAG CCATGTCTTCAGACAGACTTTGAAGTCCCGAGGCCTCAGTTCCCAGACCTGTCGCTCCCCTCCAGCTTGGAGAGTCCTGTGGCCATGACCTCAGATGACTTGTCCCTTCCTGGATGCCTCTCAGGTCCAGACTTCCAGGGTCCATCAGCTATGGGGACCAGCTCCTTAAACCCAGCGTCCTGTCCTTCCTCAGACCTAAACCCCCCAAACAGGGAGCAGGGCTTTAGGACAGAGTTCAACCTCATATACACCTGTTCACCACTAAATGCAAACTTGGCGAACCCTGTGACTACCGACTGCCGTCAATCCCTGTCAGAGGGAGGCTTTTCCCCTGCGGAGTCCTTCCACAGTTCCATAAGTGGCCAGGGGCTGATGGGAGATCTTGGCCCTGGCTCCATGTCACCCTACGGTGAACCTCATTATGTGGGGGGCTACCCAGACAGTGGCACACCTCCTCACACCAGCAACCCACCGCAAAAGAGGAAG GTGTCTTTGCTGGAGTACCGTAAACGGAAACAGAGCAGTGGTCGTGACCATGAGCCCGCTGTCAGCACCTCCTCCCTGGGTGCCACCCCTTCACGGCCTGCCTCTCACTACATCCAGGATtcccatcaacaacaacaacaacaacaacatcaacatcatcatcatcatcatcctactcctcctcctcaacatcATCATGCTCATTCCCATCATGCTCATTCCCATCAGCAGATACAGCCCCCGGTATCACCACACAGGTCCTACTCCTCCTCAGCACACACCAACCCTATCTCACAGATAGAGGAGGTCAGTCCTCCGGACCACCATGTCCCGCCAGCACAGCACCGACGCCAGGACAGCAACAGTGACTG GATGGTTCCCACGACTGTTGAACGTCTGAGGGAAGGTCAGGGTGTTCTCGAGCGAGTGCTGCGAAGCATCAAGATGGAGCGGGTTTACAAGAGGGGCGACGGATCTACAGAGAATGAATATG ataCAGATCGATATGAGATGCAGGCAGCGTCCATGGCTTCTCCCATGAAGAGTCCACACAGATACAGTCCCTCTGTGTATTCTCACCAG TCATCAGAAAGTCACCGGCAGACAGACAGCCCGTCGCTCCGTCAGCAGACCTCCACCTCACCATTCCGGGGTTCCTACAGTCCCTCATCAGGCCAGAGCTTCTACACCCGCCACTCCTCCCACCCTGGACTGTCCCAGGACCACCCTCCATCCTCCTACCCCAGCCACTCACCCACCCCCACCTCATCGACAGACTCCAGGCCGCCAGCAGCAGGGTCTCTACACCAGCAGAGTGGCAACAGTAACGTGGACAGAAGCCACAGCTACGGCAGCAGCCATTTAAAAGCGAGCCTTTTGAACAGCAGTGGCCTGTCGGGGGCTCCCGCCCCAGGATCCAGGGCCCATGGGCAGACTAAAATAGACTCGGGCACCCTGGCCTCCAGGGGGAGTCAGCAACAAGTGTCTCGTGGCCTGAAGTCGGGCAGCCCGAGCCAGGCGGCGCTGCAGGCCAGCTCCAGACTGCTGTCAGCCTCTGGACAGACACACTACCCACAGCGAGGGACGAGTCTCGGCCAGTTCCAGCACTCCCCCCTCCAAGGACCTGGAGTAAGGACACAGTCAGGAAGCTTTTAG